From Cydia splendana chromosome 12, ilCydSple1.2, whole genome shotgun sequence, a single genomic window includes:
- the LOC134795483 gene encoding uncharacterized protein LOC134795483, translating to MKIAVEGCAHGELEKIYECIKALQEREGIKIDLLICCGDFQSVRNKDDLRAMAVPEKYQHICTFYKYYSGEEKAPVLTIFIGGNHEASNYLQELPYGGWVAPNIYYMGRAGVVKFGNLRIGGMSGIFKGRDYLQGLWECPPYNQNSLRSVYHIRALDVFRLSQLKEKVHVMLSHDWPEGITDYGNKEELLRRKPFFREDIESNQLGSPPATKLLKELKPDYWFAAHLHCLFAALVKHEEGETKFLALDKCLPKRRHLQILDVPSEYDGDKQLRYDVEWLAVLKNTNHLMSVKNVDCHMPGPGGNERYDFAPTTSEKEAVVNLIGDLLIKEDNFVMTAPVYDPNSRRGVPMDPIANPQTVNLCEKLCIDDPLQVLTARTGRVMKQPNVITSSNVVTSPEPVVSVLATPVKAKMSLPAPVTPSDCDSEMSCTNSLFSPKTPSQINSTNECATPLSVGKKTFKRRNQSFYTPDADESPDTSTSLLDESPRSSKVPFNDNKCS from the exons CGAGCAATGGCAGTACCTGAAAAATACCAGCACATCTGCACATTTTACAA gtactACAGTGGTGAGGAAAAGGCACCAGTGTTGACGATATTCATTGGCGGGAACCATGAAGCATCCAATTATCTGCAAGAGCTCCCATATGGGGGATGGGTGGCCCCGAACATCTATTATATGGGAAGAGCTGgtgtggtcaagtttggtaaCTTGAGAATTGGAG GTATGTCTGGTATCTTCAAAGGAAGAGACTATCTCCAGGGCCTTTGGGAGTGTCCCCCCTACAACCAGAACTCCTTACGATCTGTGTACCACATCCGGGCCCTGGATGTCTTCCGTCTGAGTCAGCTGAAGGAGAAGGTGCACGTCATGCTGTCTCATGACTGGCCGGAAGGTATCACTGATTACGGGAATAAAGAGGAATTGTTAAGAAGAAAACCATTTTTCAG GGAGGACATTGAATCTAATCAACTAGGAAGTCCTCCTGCCACGAAACTGTTGAAAGAGCTAAAACCAGACTATTGGTTTGCTGCACACTTACATTGCCTTTTTGCAGCCCTGGTAAAACATGAAGAGGGGGAAACCAAGTTCCTGGCACTTGACAAGTGTTTGCCCAAGCGCAGGCATCTTCAAATATTAGATGTACCTTCAGAGtatgatggtgacaaacagcTGAGATATGATGTGGAGTGGCTGGCTGTGCTGAAGAATACAAACCACCTCATGTCAGTTAAAAATGTTGACTGCCATATGCCTGGTCCAGGAGGCAATGAAAG GTATGATTTCGCACCCACAACAAGTGAAAAAGAAGCAGTTGTTAACTTAATCGGAGACTTGCTAATAAAGGAGGATAATTTTGTAATGACTGCTCCAGTGTATGATCCCAACTCTCGCCGTGGTGTACCCATGGATCCAATTGCTAACCCGCAAACTGTGAACTTATGTGAAAAACTTTGTATTGATGATCCCTTACAAGTATTGACAGCAAGAACCGGAAGGGTAATGAAACAACCAAATGTAATTACATCTAGCAATGTTGTTACTAGTCCAGAGCCAGTGGTGAGCGTTTTAGCAACACCAGTCAAAGCAAAAATGTCATTACCAGCACCAGTGACACCCAGTGATTGTGACAGTGAGATGTCTTGTACAAACTCTTTGTTCTCACCAAAGACACCTTCACAGATAAACAGCACCAATGAATGTGCTACACCCTTGTCAGTAGGGAAAAAGACATTTAAAAGACGAAATCAGTCCTTCTACACCCCTGACGCTGACGAAAGTCCTGATACTTCTACATCACTTCTAGATGAAAGCCCTCGCTCTAGCAAAGTACCATTTAATGATAACAAGTGTAGTTAA
- the LOC134795809 gene encoding aprataxin, with product MSKRSASMLGDACKTTKQPRHWSLGLLGSMKDPELIVKQSDRVVIIRDKYPKAKVHYLILPQEDINSIYNLNKSHISLLEEFGDFYEELKEDHQGTTLRAGFHAVPSMQRLHMHVISTDMISPCLKTKVHWNSFVTKNFIPYKDALSELKENGSIQKISNEAHKTLMAMDLQCNQCNFKPKNMPQLKEHLFSHAK from the exons ATGAGTAAAAGGAGCGCAAGTATGTTAGGAGACGCGTGTAAAACTACCAAACAACCAAGACACTGGTCGCTAGGACTATTAGGATCCATGAAAGACCCAGAGTTAATCGTGAAACAGTCTGACCGAGTTGTAATTATTCGAGATAAATATCCAAAAGCCAAAGTTCATTACCTTATACTGCCGCAGGAGGACATAAATAGTATTTACAATCTCAATAAGAGTCACATTAGTCTCTTAGAAGAATTCGGTGATTTCTATGAAGAGTTAAAAGAAGACCATCAAGGAACCACCCTCAGGGCTGGTTTTCATGCTGTGCCAAGCATGCAGCGCCTTCACATGCATGTTATAAGTACTGACATGATTTCACCATGCCTGAAAACAAAAGTACATTGGAACAGTTTTGTTACAAAAAACTTTATTCCTTACAAAG ATGCACTAAGTGAGCTGAAAGAGAATGGAAGTATTCAGAAAATATCAAATGAGGCTCACAAGACCCTAATGGCTATGGATTTGCAGTGCAACCAATGTAATTTTAAGCCTAAAAATATGCCACAACTTAAAGAACATTTGTTCTCTCATGCTAAATAA